Proteins encoded in a region of the Desulfobulbaceae bacterium genome:
- a CDS encoding ComF family protein has product MPPLVADIFHSLKELCFPAVCLICRTGLPAFTEIHLCPDCLKKITLIQPPLCLCCGVEFTAYGDNHLCGACLTKPPHFSRARAIFRYDDASSTLIHGFKYGGRTVGGQSFRALSIYAKTMTDLDTPELIVPVPLHPRRLKERGFNQALVLAHILFPDQKKAIFADLLTRTRWTEPQVALSGHERRQNLGGAFSIKQANLIDGRRILLVDDVLTTGTTLNECAKMLKIHGAIQVEAVTLARVGY; this is encoded by the coding sequence ATGCCCCCCCTGGTCGCAGATATCTTCCACTCTCTGAAGGAACTTTGCTTCCCGGCGGTCTGCCTCATCTGCCGGACAGGACTCCCCGCCTTCACCGAGATTCATCTCTGCCCAGACTGTTTGAAAAAAATTACGCTAATTCAACCACCGCTCTGCCTTTGCTGCGGGGTGGAGTTCACAGCATACGGTGACAACCATCTGTGCGGCGCCTGCCTGACCAAACCACCACATTTCAGTCGGGCACGGGCAATTTTCCGTTACGACGATGCCAGTTCCACCCTGATCCATGGCTTTAAATACGGCGGTCGGACCGTGGGAGGGCAGAGCTTCCGCGCCCTGTCAATCTACGCCAAAACAATGACAGATCTGGACACTCCAGAACTGATTGTCCCGGTGCCGTTACACCCTCGCCGACTTAAAGAACGGGGCTTTAATCAAGCATTAGTCCTGGCGCACATTCTCTTCCCAGATCAGAAAAAGGCTATCTTCGCAGACCTCTTGACACGAACACGCTGGACGGAACCTCAAGTCGCCTTGAGTGGTCATGAGCGCCGACAGAATCTGGGCGGGGCTTTTTCCATAAAACAGGCTAACCTTATTGACGGTCGCCGGATCTTATTGGTGGATGATGTTTTAACCACTGGAACAACACTCAATGAGTGTGCTAAGATGCTTAAGATCCATGGTGCGATCCAAGTCGAAGCCGTAACTCTGGCCCGGGTTGGCTACTGA
- a CDS encoding phosphomannomutase: MTTIPCFKAYDIRGRVPDQLNEDLAYWIGQAYATRFAPKTMAVGHDIRLSGPALTEALADGLMTAGVDVVDIGQCGTEEIYFAAAHLDVDGGIIVTASHNPAEYNGMKLVRQGARPVSGDSGLRDIEQLAAAKEPVRAKIRGQRREMNSRPAYIEHLLSYINPAILKPLTLVVNAGNGCAGPVIDALESRLPFRFIKVHHQPDGHFPNGVPNPLLPENRDETTSAVREHKADLGIAWDGDFDRCFLFDEQGNFVEGYYMVGLLAQAMLTRTPGAKIIHDPRLTWNTVELVSQAGGIPVMSKTGHAFIKERMRAEDAAYGGEMSAHHYFKDFAYCDSGMIPWLLVTQILSHTGKPLSALVADRMAAFPVSGEINSTVDNPAAVIARVKDRFAQGGALDYTDGLSVEFTDYRFNLRMSNTEPVIRLNVESRGNWQLMEEKTAAILAEIRQ, encoded by the coding sequence ATGACCACGATCCCCTGTTTCAAGGCCTACGATATCCGAGGCCGGGTTCCGGACCAACTGAACGAAGATCTTGCCTATTGGATCGGTCAGGCCTATGCCACGCGCTTCGCCCCCAAGACCATGGCTGTGGGCCATGACATACGCCTCTCCGGCCCAGCTTTAACCGAGGCCCTGGCCGATGGGCTGATGACCGCCGGTGTCGATGTAGTCGATATCGGTCAGTGCGGCACCGAAGAAATCTACTTCGCTGCCGCTCATCTCGACGTTGACGGCGGCATCATTGTCACCGCCAGCCACAACCCGGCCGAGTATAACGGCATGAAGCTGGTGCGTCAGGGGGCACGACCGGTCAGCGGCGATTCCGGGCTAAGAGACATTGAACAACTAGCCGCGGCGAAAGAACCTGTTCGCGCCAAGATCAGAGGCCAGCGCCGGGAGATGAACTCTCGACCGGCCTATATCGAGCACCTGCTGAGCTACATTAATCCTGCCATCCTCAAACCCTTGACACTTGTTGTCAACGCTGGCAACGGCTGTGCCGGACCGGTGATTGATGCCCTGGAATCAAGACTCCCCTTTCGCTTCATCAAAGTGCATCATCAGCCTGACGGTCACTTCCCCAACGGAGTACCCAACCCCCTGCTCCCAGAGAACCGGGATGAGACCACCAGCGCAGTTCGAGAACACAAAGCTGATCTCGGCATCGCCTGGGACGGGGACTTTGACCGCTGCTTCCTCTTCGACGAGCAGGGCAACTTCGTGGAAGGGTATTACATGGTCGGTCTCCTGGCCCAAGCCATGCTCACCAGGACGCCGGGCGCCAAGATCATCCACGATCCACGACTAACCTGGAACACAGTAGAGCTGGTGAGTCAGGCTGGGGGAATCCCAGTGATGAGCAAGACCGGCCACGCCTTTATCAAGGAGCGGATGAGGGCAGAGGACGCAGCCTACGGCGGCGAAATGAGCGCACACCACTATTTTAAAGACTTTGCCTACTGCGATTCAGGCATGATCCCCTGGCTCCTGGTGACCCAGATCCTCTCCCATACAGGCAAGCCTCTATCTGCCCTGGTAGCAGACCGAATGGCGGCCTTCCCGGTGTCCGGTGAAATCAACTCTACGGTTGACAATCCAGCTGCGGTTATCGCTCGCGTGAAAGATCGGTTCGCGCAGGGAGGCGCCTTGGACTATACTGATGGATTAAGCGTAGAATTCACCGACTACCGTTTTAACTTACGGATGTCGAACACCGAGCCGGTGATCCGCTTAAACGTTGAAAGCCGGGGCAACTGGCAGTTGATGGAGGAGAAGACGGCAGCAATCTTGGCAGAGATTCGACAATAG